In one Tripterygium wilfordii isolate XIE 37 chromosome 22, ASM1340144v1, whole genome shotgun sequence genomic region, the following are encoded:
- the LOC119991096 gene encoding cytochrome b-c1 complex subunit Rieske-4, mitochondrial-like — MLRVAGRKLTSLPWRLSPTTSTFLSRNQFLSGGDSVSDGTSSRSTYYADSCLRDLIRGFSSQALTPGHDTGVLSHLPATVEAVKNPTPKITYDEYNHERFPPGDPSKRAFAYFVLSGGRFVYASLIRLLVLKFVLSMSASKDVLALASLEVDLSSIEPGSTVTVKWRGKPVFIKRRTEDDIKLANSVDLASLRDPQEDSARVKNPEWLIVIGVCTHLGCIPLPNAGDYGGWFCPCHGSHYDVSGRIRKGPAPYNLEVPTYSFLEENKLMVG, encoded by the exons atgTTGAGAGTAGCTGGGAGGAAGCTCACTTCTCTGCCATGGAGATTGTCTCCGACAACCTCCACGTTCCTATCTCGAAACCAATTCCTTAGCGGCGGCGATTCTGTCTCCGATGGCACTTCTTCCAGATCCACCTACTATGCTGATTCTTGCCTTCGAGATCTAATCAGAG GGTTTTCTTCTCAAGCCCTCACACCAGGACATGACACAGGTGTGCTGTCACACCTGCCAGCTACTGTGGAAGCGGTGAAGAACCCTACCCCAAAAATTACCTACGATGAGTACAACCATGAGCGTTTTCCCCCTGGTGACCCCAGCAAACGTGCATTTGCCTATTTTGTCTTATCGGGAGGGAGGTTCGTGTATGCCTCGTTGATTCGTCTTTTGGTCCTAAAGTTTGTGCTGAGCATGTCTGCCAGCAAAGATGTCCTTGCCCTTGCTTCTCTTGAGGTTGACCTATCCAGTATTGAGCCTGGGTCCACTGTCACAGTCAAGTGGCGTGGCAAACCGGTTTTCATCAAGCGTCGGACTGAGGATGATATTAAGCTGGCCAACAGTGTCGATCTTGCTTCTCTTCGTGACCCACAGGAAGATTCTGCAAGGGTTAAGAATCCAGAATGGCTCATTGTCATCGGGGTCTGTACCCATCTGGGGTGCATTCCTTTACCAAATGCTGGCGACTATGGCGGCTGGTTTTGCCCGTGTCATGGCTCGCACTATGACGTCTCTGGCAGGATCCGCAAGGGGCCTGCACCATACAATCTGGAGGTGCCCACTTACAGCTTCCTTGAGGAGAACAAGTTGATGGTAGGGTAA
- the LOC119991095 gene encoding glycine--tRNA ligase, mitochondrial 1-like, with protein sequence MAASEESLRQALAEKQSAVENQGNVVRALKASNAAKTEIDAAIEALSSLKLEKNELERQFQAAVTGSGADGMNREEFRQAVVNTLERRLFYIPSFKIYRGVAGLYDYGPPGCAVKSNVLAFWRQHFVLEENMLEVDCPCVTPEPVLKASGHVDKFTDLMVKDEKTGNCYRADHLLKDHCNEKLQKDLSISADKAAEFKHVLATLDDFSAEELGAKIKEYGITAPDTKNNLSDPYPFNLMFQTSIGPSGLIPGYMRPETAQGIFVNFKDLYYYNGNKLPFAAAQIGQAFRNEISPRQGLLRVREFTLAEIEHFVDPEDKSHPKYSDVVNLEFLMFPREEQMSGASAKQIPLGEAVSRGIVNNQTLGYFIGRVYLFLTSLGIDKDRLRFRQHLANEMAHYAADCWDAEIECSYGWIECVGIADRSAYDLRAHSEKSGVPLVAHEKFSEPREVEKLIITPVKKELGLAFKGNQKMVVEALEAMKEGEAMKLKADLESKGEVNFYVRTLGKTVSIKKSMVTISKEKKKEHQRVFTPSVIEPSFGVGRIIYCLYEHSFYTRPSKAGDEQLNVFRFPPLVAPIKCTVFPLVQNQQYEEVAKVISKSLTAAGISHKIDITGTSIGKRYARTDELGVPFAITVDSTSSVTIRERDSKGQIRVNVEEVASVVKEVTEGLRTWEDVWSSFPHHSSATTDD encoded by the exons ATGGCTGCATCGGAGGAGTCGCTTCGCCAAGCCTTGGCTGAGAAGCAATCGGCGGTGGAAAATCAAGGCAACGTTGTTAGGGCCCTGAAAGCCTCGAATGCTGCAAAGACGGAAATCGACGCCGCTATTGAAGCCTTAAGTAGTTTAAAGCTCGAGAAGAATGAGCTTGAGAGGCAGTTTCAGGCGGCGGTCACTGGAAGTGGCGCTGATGGCATGAACAGGGAGGAGTTCAGGCAAGCCGTGGTTAATACTCTCGAACGGCGTTTGTTCTACATTCCATCGTTTAAGATTTACAGGGGTGTCGCCGGCCTTTATGATTATGGGCCGCCGGGTTGCGCCGTTAAGTCTAATGTTCTTGCTTTCTGGCGTCAG CATTTTGTTCTCGAGGAGAACATGTTGGAGGTTGACTGTCCGTGTGTTACACCTGAGCCTGTGTTGAAAGCATCTGGCCATGTTGATAAATTCACCGACCTAATGGTTAAGGATGAGAAAACCGGGAATTGCTACAGAGCTGACCACTTGCTAAAGGATCACTGCAATGAAAAGCTTCAGAAAGATCTTAGCATTAGTGCTGACAAGGCTGCTGAATTTAAGCATGTGCTTGCAACATTGGATGATTTCTCTGCTGAGGAGCTTGGTGCAAAAATAAAAGAGTATGGAATAACGGCACCAGATACAAAGAATAATCTTTCTGATCCTTATCCATTCAACTTGATGTTTCAGACATCAATTGGTCCATCTGGCTTGATCCCTGG GTATATGCGCCCTGAAACAGCACAGGGCATATTTGTTAATTTCAAAGACCTATACTATTACAATGGCAACAAGCTCCCATTTGCTGCAGCTCAAATTGGTCAAGCCTTCAGAAATGAG ATATCTCCTCGACAAGGCCTTTTGAGAGTTCGTGAATTCACACTTGCAGAAATAGAGCATTTTGTTGATCCTGAAGACAAATCTCACCCGAAGTATTCGGATGTTGTAAATTTGGAATTCCTGATGTTCCCAAGAGAAGAACAAATGTCTGGGGCCTCGGCAAAGCAAATTCCACTGGGAGAAGCAGTTTCAAGG GGAATTGTCAACAATCAAACCCTTGGCTACTTCATTGGCAGAGTTTATCTCTTCCTCACTAGCCTTGGTATAGACAAAGACCGGTTACGTTTCCGGCAGCATCTTGCAAATGAAATGGCCCACTATGCTGCTGACTGCTGGGATGCGGAGATTGAATGTTCCTATGGATGGATTGAGTGTGTTGGCATTGCGGACAGATCTGCTTATGACTTGCGAGCCCACTCG GAGAAAAGTGGTGTCCCTCTTGTGGCTCATGAAAAGTTTTCTGAACCTAGGGAAGTCGAG AAATTGATCATCACTCCTGTGAAAAAAGAGTTGGGCCTTGCATTTAAGGGGAACCAGAAGATGGTGGTTGAAGCTTTGGAG GCAATGAAGGAAGGCGAAGCTATGAAATTGAAGGCTGATCTGGAATCCAAAGGAGAGGTGAACTTTTATGTCCGCACTCTTGGGAAAACTGTAAGCATTAAGAAGAGCATGGTCACAATttcaaaggagaagaagaaagaacatCAGAGAGTTTTCACACCATCTGTGATTGAGCCATCTTTTGGTGTTGGAAGGATAATATATTGCCTCTATGAGCACTCTTTCTATACAAGGCCAAGTAAGGCTGGGGATGAGCAGTTGAATGTTTTCCGCTTCCCCCCTCTTGTAGCACCGATCAAATGCACAGTTTTCCCACTGGTTCAAAATCAACAGTATGAGGAGGTTGCCAAGGTCATTTCCAAGTCTCTGACTGCTGCTGGAATCTCACATAAGATTGACATTACAG GCACATCAATAGGGAAAAGATATGCAAGAACAGATGAACTTGGTGTACCCTTTGCTATCACCGTTGATTCAACATCCTCGGTAACAATCCGAGAGAGAGATAGCAAGGGACAAATCCGTGTTAACGTGGAAGAGGTAGCATCAGTTGTCAAGGAAGTGACCGAGGGTTTGAGGACGTGGGAAGATGTGTGGTCTAGTTTCCCTCATCATTCCTCTGCTACGACAGATGATTGA
- the LOC119991266 gene encoding trihelix transcription factor ASR3-like, with protein MELEQLSLAPNPVDADIDSPTNGKSTPATDGGDDGSKAPRLPRWTRHEILVLIKGKRVAENRVRRGRTPGMGLRSGVVEPKWASVSSYCKQYGVNRGPVQCRKRWSNLAGDFKKIKEWESRIRDEMESYWVMRNDLRRERRLPGFFDREVYDILDGTSAGGPTGLALSLAPSRVGASGDVDEPDAEEEPVFDSGRSAAAEDGLFSDFEHDDAGVTPEMQTLPKDVPPITIAVSAPGSATPAPISEQQYQPHLSPPPGFQAPGATNMKQPASNPEMGSTSQERRKRRHVVTDVDEETTNLQNQLIDVLERNGKMLSAQLEVQNTNFQLDREQRKVYADGLVVVLNKLADALGRIADKL; from the exons ATGGAATTAGAGCAGTTAAGCCTCGCTCCAAATCCCGTTGACGCCGACATTGACAGCCCTACTAACGGCAAGTCGACGCCGGCCACCGACGGCGGAGATGACGGAAGTAAGGCCCCGAGACTCCCACGCTGGACGCGGCATGAAATTTTGGTCCTCATAAAGGGCAAACGAGTGGCCGAGAACCGGGTCCGGAGAGGCCGTACCCCGGGTATGGGGCTCCGGTCGGGCGTCGTGGAGCCCAAGTGGGCATCGGTCTCCTCGTACTGTAAGCAGTATGGGGTCAACCGGGGTCCGGTGCAGTGCCGGAAGAGGTGGAGCAATTTGGCCGGTGACTTCAAGAAGATTAAGGAGTGGGAGTCTCGCATAAGAGATGAAATGGAGTCGTATTGGGTGATGAGGAACGATTTGAGAAGAGAAAGGAGGCTCCCAGGGTTTTTCGACAGGGAGGTTTACGATATTTTAGACGGAACGTCGGCAGGAGGCCCCACGGGGCTCGCGTTGTCTTTGGCACCGTCACGAGTCGGGGCTTCCGGTGACGTGGACGAGCCGGATGCAGAGGAGGAACCCGTCTTTGATAGCGGGAGGAGCGCCGCCGCAGAGGACGGCCTATTTTCCGACTTTGAACATGACGATGCAGGAGTCACCCCGGAAATGCAGACACTGCCAAAGGATGTTCCACCTATTACCATTGCGGTGTCAGCTCCTGGATCGGCGACTCCGGCGCCGATTTCTG AGCAGCAGTACCAACCACATCTATCACCACCACCAGGGTTTCAAGCTCCGG GTGCAACCAATATGAAACAACCAGCCTCGAACCCGGAGATGGGATCTACTTCTCAGGAGAGACGGAAGAGGAGACACGTCGTGACAGATGTGGACGAGGAAACAACTAATCTGCAGAATCAGTTGATTGATGTCTTGGAAAGGAACGGTAAAATGTTGAGTGCACAACTTGAAGTTCAGAATACCAATTTCCAGTTGGATCGAGAGCAGCGCAAAGTCTACGCTGATGGCCTAGTTGTTGTTCTTAACAAGCTTGCAGATGCCCTAGGAAGAATTGCAGATAAATTATAG
- the LOC119991265 gene encoding uncharacterized protein LOC119991265 — MAASSDSMDDDSFRARVGRIFGSLSGGSNSSVQPSSADRSSPWSLTGEEVERKEWRRDSGSSDRDETPCSASFDDFLKKDRKSSRRNAKLGGGLGGDLDDVDEDGDEQPKDSDEWDIRSSIGLDRTLDNEEEEDEYDKVACGRENADDRLYMKDVTNHGSHLNAENVLFNSLSSTTKDPRANHLAARNRLMEDDAEAQVLNSPRNPGTEFKDPQVRLSGDGVLLRSILKRKDTNSIPKSPKRVKFDPGCMFSSEELSEGHQDVLIRNSSISAIVSNDGSMLARNASRVQDCTQNPYTHYTLNSMKEVDEESNTRARMDSLELVRSSKPSDLGSNSQDVSLDLPKFITFIPKKKAVACESADSCSEVEQDKKVDIIKSSQQAECPIGIAVIESHQFKVAAVEEAEQEVSATDESSSIQKPNRKYRTKSSSDDSEC; from the exons ATGGCCGCCTCCTCAGACTCCATGGACGACGACAGCTTCAGAGCTCGCGTTGGCAGAATATTCGGATCCCTCTCTGGCGGATCGAACTCTTCCGTGCAACCTTCTTCAGCCGATCGATCATCTCCTTGGTCTCTCACCGGAGAAGAGGTGGAGAGGAAAGAGTGGAGGCGGGACTCGGGCTCTTCTGACCGGGATGAGACGCCGTGTTCCGCTTCGTTCGATGATTTCTTGAAGAAGGATCGCAAAAGTTCTCGAAGGAACGCAAAGTTAGGCGGAGGGCTTGGAGGGGATCTTGATGATGTCGATGAAGATGGTGATGAACAGCCGAAGGATAGTGATGAATGGGATATCCGATCGTCGATAGGATTGGACCGCACTCTCGACAATGAA gaagaagaagatgaatatGACAAAGTGGCTTGTGGCAGAGAAAATGCTGATGATCGGCTTTATATGAAGGATGTTACCAATCATGGGTCGCATTTGAATGCGGAGAATGTCCTTTTCAACTCATTAAGCAGTACTACGAAAGATCCACGTGCCAATCACCTTGCTGCTAGGAACAGGCTAATGGAAGATGATGCTGAAGCCCAGGTATTGAATTCTCCTCGTAATCCCGGTACAGAATTTAAGGACCCTCAGGTTAGATTGTCTGGAGATGGTGTCCTACTCAGATCTATCTTAAAGAGGAAGGACACTAATTCAATTCCCAAATCACCAAAACGTGTCAAGTTTGATCCTGGTTGTATGTTTAGTAGTGAAGAGTTATCAGAAGGCCATCAAGATGTTTTGATAAGAAATTCTTCAATAAGTGCTATTGTTTCTAATGATGGATCTATGTTGGCCCGAAATGCATCAAGGGTTCAAGATTGTACCCAGAACCCTTACACACACTATACCTTGAATTCAATGAAGGAGGTTGATGAAGAATCCAACACCAGAGCTCGTATGGACTCTTTGGAGTTGGTCAGAAGTTCAAAGCCCTCAGACTTGGGATCAAACTCCCAGGATGTTTCTCTGGATCTTCCAAAATTTATCACTTTTATTCCTAAGAAAAAGGCAGTGGCTTGTGAATCAGCAGATAGTTGCAGTGAGGTTGAGCAAGATAAGAAAGTTGATATCATCAAGTCCTCCCAGCAAGCAGAATGCCCCATTGGCATTGCAGTGATAGAATCCCATCAATTCAAAGTTGCTGCAGTGGAGGAAGCTGAGCAAGAAGTAAGTGCAACAGATGAAAGTTCTAGTATCCAAAAACCAAATCGCAAGTACAGAACAAAGTCGAGTTCAGACGACTCTGAATGTTGA
- the LOC119991633 gene encoding ADP-ribosylation factor GTPase-activating protein AGD3-like isoform X1, producing MVSKTLFDELHDSPMFRTQIQSMEENAESLRERSLKFYKGCRKYTEGLGEGYDGDIAFASALEAFGGGHNDSISKAFGGPVMAKFTIALREIGTYKEVLRSQVEHILNDRLLQFINIDLFEVKEARKRFDKASLLYDQAREKFLSMKKGTKTDVANLLEEELYNARSSFEQARFNLITALSNVEAIKRFEFLEAVSGTMDAHLRYFKQGYELLHQMEPYINQVLTYAKQSRERSNYEQAALNERMQEYKRQIDRESRLSSNGSNTSPTGDGIQAIGRSSHKMIEAVMQSAAKGKVQTIRQGYLSKRSSNLRGDWKRRFFVLDSRGMLYYYRKQCSKSSGSASHLSGQRNSSELGSGLLSRWLSSHYHGGVHDEKSVAHHTVNLLTSTIKVDADQSDLRFCFRIISPTKNYTLQAESALDQMDWIEKITGVIASLLSSQVPERCSPTGSGHHWSANESSSFESADFDNNAIEDYTSERIHFTAHHERPLRIVQHQRSSVKTVKPIDMLRRVCGNDKCADCGSPEPDWASLNLGVLVCIECSGVHRNLGVHISKVRSLTLDVRAWEPSVISLFQSLGNTFANSVWEELLQSRSAFQVDLTLPGLCKLDKPNLFLMGKPSHADSIAIKEKFIHAKYAEKLFVRKPKDNQFYLSVALQIWEGVRANDKKAVYRLIVNHEADVNMVYGQASCSSSLTLAKVMLLQEQTSIDNCSRNSLDRSSTSLLNLEGTSGPQTLEDLDGCTLLHIACETADIGMIELLLQYGANINSTDSRGQMPLHRCILRGKAAFAKLLLTRGADAQAVNGEGKTPLELAVESKFVDNEVLALLSDSNG from the exons ATGGTCTCGAAGACGCTTTTCGATGAGCTCCATGACTCTCCCATGTTCCGGACGCAG ATACAATCCATGGAGGAAAATGCTGAATCATTAAGAGAGAGGAGTTTAAAGTTTTACAAAGGATGTCGAAAATATAC TGAAGGACTTGGTGAGGGATATGACGGGGACATTGCTTTTGCCAGTGCCCTAGAAGCTTTTGGAGGAGGACACAATGATTCTATTAGTAAGGCTTTTGGAG GCCCTGTGATGGCCAAATTCACCATTGCCTTAAGAGAGATTGGGACATACAAAGAAGTCCTTCGATCCCAG gttGAACACATATTGAATGATAGGTTACTCCAATTCATCAACATAGATTTGTTCGAGGTCAAG GAAGCAAGGAAGAGATTTGACAAAGCAAGCCTTCTCTATGACCAG GCTCGTGAGAAGTTTCTATCAAtgaaaaaaggaacaaaaactGATGTAGCAAATCTTTTGGAGGAG GAGCTTTATAATGCAAGGTCTTCATTCGAGCAAGCTCGCTTTAATTTG ATCACTGCTCTTTCAAATGTTGAAGCAATaaagagatttgaatttctGGAAGCAGTCAGTGGGACAATGGATGCTCATCTTCGCTATTTTAAACAG GGGTATGAGTTGTTGCATCAAATGGAACCATACATTAATCAG GTATTGACTTATGCAAAACAATCAAGAGAAAGGTCCAACTATGAGCAGGCAGCTCTTAATGAAAGGATGCAAGAATACAAAAGGCAAATTGATCGTGAGAGTAGGCTGTCTTCCAATGGTTCTAATACATCCCCCACTGGTGATGGGATACAAGCCATTGGTAGAAGTTCACATAAAATGATAGAGGCAGTTATGCAATCTGCTGCTAAAGGAAAg GTTCAAACCATTCGACAAGGCTATCTTTCAAAACGTTCTTCAAACTTGAGAGGTGACTGGAAAAGACGATTTTTTGTTCTTGACAGCAGAGGAATGCTTTATTATTATCGCAAACAGTGCAGCAAATCATCT GGGTCTGCCTCACACCTTTCTGGTCAGAGGAACAGTTCTGAGCTTGGATCTGGACTGCTGAGTCGTTGGCTCTCCTCTCACTATCACGGTGGAGTTCATGACGAGAAATCTGTTGCTCATCACACTGTCAACCTTCttacatcaacaatcaaagttGATGCTGACCAATCTGATCTACGGTTTTGCTTCAGGATCATTTCACCAACGAAGAATTATACATTGCAG GCAGAGAGTGCTCTAGATCAGATGGACTGGATTGAAAAGATAACTGGAGTTATTGCTTCATTACTTAGTTCTCAGGTTCCTGAAAGG TGTAGTCCCACGGGAAGCGGTCATCATTGGTCAGCCAATGAGAGTAGCTCCTTTGAAAGTGCTGACTTTGACAACAATGCCATTGAAGACTACACATCGGAAAGGATTCATTTTACTGCACATCATGAACGGCCATTGAGAATTGTGCAACACCAGCGGTCCTCTGTGAAAACAGTGAAACCAATTGATATGCTGAGAAGAGTATGTGGGAATGATAAATGCGCGGACTGTGGTTCCCCTGAACCTGACTGGGCTTCTTTAAATCTTGGCGTGCTTGTTTGCATCGAGTGTTCAGGGGTCCACCGTAATCTTGGTGTGCACATATCAAAG GTAAGGTCTCTCACACTTGATGTCAGAGCATGGGAACCTTCTGTTATAAGTTTGTTTCAGTCTCTGGGGAATACCTTCGCCAACTCAGTGTGGGAGGAATTATTGCAGTCAAGAAGTGCCTTTCAGGTCGATCTTACCCTCCCAGG CTTATGCAAGTTGGATAAACCAAATCTGTTTCTCATGGGCAAACCTAGTCATGCAGATTCCATAGCGATAAAAGAGAAGTTTATTCATGCAAAG TATGCGGAAAAGCTTTTTGTTCGCAAGCCAAAAGACAATCAATTTTATCTTTCGGTGGCACTACAGATCTGGGAGGGTGTTCGTGCCAATGACAAGAAAGCGGTATATCGTCTCATCGTCAATCATGAAGCAGATGTGAACATGGTGTATGGGCAAGCATCTTGCAGCTCTTCTCTAACACTTGCTAAAGTTATGCTACTGCAAGAGCAGACAAGCATTGACAACTGTTCGAGAAATTCGTTGGACAGGTCCTCTACTAGCCTTTTGAACTTGGAAGGGACAAGTGGACCTCAAACTTTGGAGGATTTAGATGGCTGTACATTGCTTCACATTGCTTGTGAAACTGCAGACATTGGCATGATAGAACTTCTATTACAGTATGGTGCTAACATAAATTCAACTGATTCAAGAGGTCAGATGCCGCTCCATCGCTGTATTCTTAGAGGCAAAGCTGCGTTTGCAAAATTGCTCCTTACGAG GGGAGCCGATGCACAGGCTGTGAATGGGGAAGGTAAAACACCACTCGAACTAGCAGTAGAGTCAAAATTTGTTGATAATGAGGTCCTTGCTTTATTATCTGACTCTAATGGATAG
- the LOC119991633 gene encoding ADP-ribosylation factor GTPase-activating protein AGD3-like isoform X2, whose product MKKGTKTDVANLLEEELYNARSSFEQARFNLITALSNVEAIKRFEFLEAVSGTMDAHLRYFKQGYELLHQMEPYINQVLTYAKQSRERSNYEQAALNERMQEYKRQIDRESRLSSNGSNTSPTGDGIQAIGRSSHKMIEAVMQSAAKGKVQTIRQGYLSKRSSNLRGDWKRRFFVLDSRGMLYYYRKQCSKSSGSASHLSGQRNSSELGSGLLSRWLSSHYHGGVHDEKSVAHHTVNLLTSTIKVDADQSDLRFCFRIISPTKNYTLQAESALDQMDWIEKITGVIASLLSSQVPERCSPTGSGHHWSANESSSFESADFDNNAIEDYTSERIHFTAHHERPLRIVQHQRSSVKTVKPIDMLRRVCGNDKCADCGSPEPDWASLNLGVLVCIECSGVHRNLGVHISKVRSLTLDVRAWEPSVISLFQSLGNTFANSVWEELLQSRSAFQVDLTLPGLCKLDKPNLFLMGKPSHADSIAIKEKFIHAKYAEKLFVRKPKDNQFYLSVALQIWEGVRANDKKAVYRLIVNHEADVNMVYGQASCSSSLTLAKVMLLQEQTSIDNCSRNSLDRSSTSLLNLEGTSGPQTLEDLDGCTLLHIACETADIGMIELLLQYGANINSTDSRGQMPLHRCILRGKAAFAKLLLTRGADAQAVNGEGKTPLELAVESKFVDNEVLALLSDSNG is encoded by the exons AtgaaaaaaggaacaaaaactGATGTAGCAAATCTTTTGGAGGAG GAGCTTTATAATGCAAGGTCTTCATTCGAGCAAGCTCGCTTTAATTTG ATCACTGCTCTTTCAAATGTTGAAGCAATaaagagatttgaatttctGGAAGCAGTCAGTGGGACAATGGATGCTCATCTTCGCTATTTTAAACAG GGGTATGAGTTGTTGCATCAAATGGAACCATACATTAATCAG GTATTGACTTATGCAAAACAATCAAGAGAAAGGTCCAACTATGAGCAGGCAGCTCTTAATGAAAGGATGCAAGAATACAAAAGGCAAATTGATCGTGAGAGTAGGCTGTCTTCCAATGGTTCTAATACATCCCCCACTGGTGATGGGATACAAGCCATTGGTAGAAGTTCACATAAAATGATAGAGGCAGTTATGCAATCTGCTGCTAAAGGAAAg GTTCAAACCATTCGACAAGGCTATCTTTCAAAACGTTCTTCAAACTTGAGAGGTGACTGGAAAAGACGATTTTTTGTTCTTGACAGCAGAGGAATGCTTTATTATTATCGCAAACAGTGCAGCAAATCATCT GGGTCTGCCTCACACCTTTCTGGTCAGAGGAACAGTTCTGAGCTTGGATCTGGACTGCTGAGTCGTTGGCTCTCCTCTCACTATCACGGTGGAGTTCATGACGAGAAATCTGTTGCTCATCACACTGTCAACCTTCttacatcaacaatcaaagttGATGCTGACCAATCTGATCTACGGTTTTGCTTCAGGATCATTTCACCAACGAAGAATTATACATTGCAG GCAGAGAGTGCTCTAGATCAGATGGACTGGATTGAAAAGATAACTGGAGTTATTGCTTCATTACTTAGTTCTCAGGTTCCTGAAAGG TGTAGTCCCACGGGAAGCGGTCATCATTGGTCAGCCAATGAGAGTAGCTCCTTTGAAAGTGCTGACTTTGACAACAATGCCATTGAAGACTACACATCGGAAAGGATTCATTTTACTGCACATCATGAACGGCCATTGAGAATTGTGCAACACCAGCGGTCCTCTGTGAAAACAGTGAAACCAATTGATATGCTGAGAAGAGTATGTGGGAATGATAAATGCGCGGACTGTGGTTCCCCTGAACCTGACTGGGCTTCTTTAAATCTTGGCGTGCTTGTTTGCATCGAGTGTTCAGGGGTCCACCGTAATCTTGGTGTGCACATATCAAAG GTAAGGTCTCTCACACTTGATGTCAGAGCATGGGAACCTTCTGTTATAAGTTTGTTTCAGTCTCTGGGGAATACCTTCGCCAACTCAGTGTGGGAGGAATTATTGCAGTCAAGAAGTGCCTTTCAGGTCGATCTTACCCTCCCAGG CTTATGCAAGTTGGATAAACCAAATCTGTTTCTCATGGGCAAACCTAGTCATGCAGATTCCATAGCGATAAAAGAGAAGTTTATTCATGCAAAG TATGCGGAAAAGCTTTTTGTTCGCAAGCCAAAAGACAATCAATTTTATCTTTCGGTGGCACTACAGATCTGGGAGGGTGTTCGTGCCAATGACAAGAAAGCGGTATATCGTCTCATCGTCAATCATGAAGCAGATGTGAACATGGTGTATGGGCAAGCATCTTGCAGCTCTTCTCTAACACTTGCTAAAGTTATGCTACTGCAAGAGCAGACAAGCATTGACAACTGTTCGAGAAATTCGTTGGACAGGTCCTCTACTAGCCTTTTGAACTTGGAAGGGACAAGTGGACCTCAAACTTTGGAGGATTTAGATGGCTGTACATTGCTTCACATTGCTTGTGAAACTGCAGACATTGGCATGATAGAACTTCTATTACAGTATGGTGCTAACATAAATTCAACTGATTCAAGAGGTCAGATGCCGCTCCATCGCTGTATTCTTAGAGGCAAAGCTGCGTTTGCAAAATTGCTCCTTACGAG GGGAGCCGATGCACAGGCTGTGAATGGGGAAGGTAAAACACCACTCGAACTAGCAGTAGAGTCAAAATTTGTTGATAATGAGGTCCTTGCTTTATTATCTGACTCTAATGGATAG